A stretch of the Lactuca sativa cultivar Salinas chromosome 9, Lsat_Salinas_v11, whole genome shotgun sequence genome encodes the following:
- the LOC111876539 gene encoding KH domain-containing protein At3g08620 isoform X2 encodes MSSLYGQNYSPARAASSPHIWANPDVESSYLAELLEEKLKLAPFMRVLPICSKLLNQEIFRVSAMIPNQGFNDFDRMQRGWSPLQQERLGVPQGLPMDHWNSAPASPSSFITKRILRLDIPVNSFPNFNFVGRLLGPRGNSLKRVEASTGCRVFIRGQGSIKDPEKEESLRGRPGYEHLNEPLHILIEAELPATIIDVRLRQAQEIIEELLKPVDESQDLYKRQQLRELAMLNSNFREDSPQPRGSVSPFGSSAMKRAKTGW; translated from the exons ATGTCAAGTTTATATGGTCAAAACTACTCACCTGCAAGAGCCGCTTCATCTCCACATATATGGGCCAATCCAGATGTTGAAAG TTCATATCTGGCAGAGTTACTTGAAGAAAAGCTGAAGCTTGCCCCTTTCATGAGAGTTCTTCCCATTTGCAGTAAATTATTGAATCAAG AGATATTCAGGGTTTCAGCAATGATACCAAATCAAGGTTTTAACGACTTTGACAGAATGCAACGTG GTTGGAGTCCCCTTCAACAAGAG AGATTAGGCGTGCCACAAGGATTGCCAATGGATCACTGGAATTCTGCACCAGCAAGCCCAAGTTCATTCATCACAAAGAGGATCTTGCGTTTGGATATACCCGTTAACAGTTTTCCAAAT TTTAACTTCGTTGGGAGGCTTCTGGGTCCTAGAGGCAATTCATTGAAGCGGGTTGAAGCCTCAACTGGGTGCCGTGTCTTCATCAGAGGCCAGGGCTCCattaaagatcctgaaaag gAGGAGAGTTTGAGGGGTAGACCTGGCTATGAGCACCTTAATGAACCACTTCACATCTTGATTGAGGCTGAGTTGCCTGCAACCATCATTGATGTACGTTTGAGACAAGCACAGGAAATCATCGAAGAGCTGCTTAAACCCGTG GATGAGTCTCAGGATTTGTACAAGAGACAACAGTTAAGAGAACTTGCTATGCTAAACTCCAATTTCAGAGAAGATAGCCCGCAGCCCAGAGGCAGTGTGTCACCTTTCGGTTCAAGTGCCATGAAAAGGGCCAAAACTGGTTGGTGA
- the LOC111876539 gene encoding KH domain-containing protein At3g08620 isoform X1: MSSLYGQNYSPARAASSPHIWANPDVESSYLAELLEEKLKLAPFMRVLPICSKLLNQEIFRVSAMIPNQGFNDFDRMQRGSQSPLNPLDVIPDVEPNGLIRWNGNAGWSPLQQERLGVPQGLPMDHWNSAPASPSSFITKRILRLDIPVNSFPNFNFVGRLLGPRGNSLKRVEASTGCRVFIRGQGSIKDPEKEESLRGRPGYEHLNEPLHILIEAELPATIIDVRLRQAQEIIEELLKPVDESQDLYKRQQLRELAMLNSNFREDSPQPRGSVSPFGSSAMKRAKTGW; encoded by the exons ATGTCAAGTTTATATGGTCAAAACTACTCACCTGCAAGAGCCGCTTCATCTCCACATATATGGGCCAATCCAGATGTTGAAAG TTCATATCTGGCAGAGTTACTTGAAGAAAAGCTGAAGCTTGCCCCTTTCATGAGAGTTCTTCCCATTTGCAGTAAATTATTGAATCAAG AGATATTCAGGGTTTCAGCAATGATACCAAATCAAGGTTTTAACGACTTTGACAGAATGCAACGTGGTAGCCAAAGTCCTTTAAATCCTTTAGACGTTATCCCTGATGTTGAACCTAATGGTCTAATCCGTTGGAATGGAAATGCAGGTTGGAGTCCCCTTCAACAAGAG AGATTAGGCGTGCCACAAGGATTGCCAATGGATCACTGGAATTCTGCACCAGCAAGCCCAAGTTCATTCATCACAAAGAGGATCTTGCGTTTGGATATACCCGTTAACAGTTTTCCAAAT TTTAACTTCGTTGGGAGGCTTCTGGGTCCTAGAGGCAATTCATTGAAGCGGGTTGAAGCCTCAACTGGGTGCCGTGTCTTCATCAGAGGCCAGGGCTCCattaaagatcctgaaaag gAGGAGAGTTTGAGGGGTAGACCTGGCTATGAGCACCTTAATGAACCACTTCACATCTTGATTGAGGCTGAGTTGCCTGCAACCATCATTGATGTACGTTTGAGACAAGCACAGGAAATCATCGAAGAGCTGCTTAAACCCGTG GATGAGTCTCAGGATTTGTACAAGAGACAACAGTTAAGAGAACTTGCTATGCTAAACTCCAATTTCAGAGAAGATAGCCCGCAGCCCAGAGGCAGTGTGTCACCTTTCGGTTCAAGTGCCATGAAAAGGGCCAAAACTGGTTGGTGA